The sequence CTAATGACATTAAAGCTGGTTAAGAATGGCTTGACCAAGGTGGCAATGTTTGGGCCAGATAAAGAAGTGAGACTTCCTTCTGACATCCTTTATCGTAAAAACGCCATCGTCCTTAGAGGTAGATTTCGCCCGGTCACACATGTCAATGTGGACATGATGATTACCGGAATGCGTTCATTCAAAAAGAAATTGGGTCATTCAGAGGATATTGTACCTGTAGTTGAAATTACGCTTAAGGATTTGACGCTAGAAGGCGAATTAGATGAGCAGGATTACCTAGACAGAGTAGATCTACTTTGTTCTCTAGGTCAAAATGTAATGATTTCCAATTATCAAGAACATTACAAGCTTGCCGGATACCTATCCCAGTATATCAAAGATAAGATGCTTGGTATGATCATAGGATTCAATAACCTCACTCAGATTTTTGATGAAAAATATTATAAAAACCTGGATGGCGGAATACTTGAATCTTTCGCTAGGTTATTTGGGAGTAATGTAAAACTCTTCATATACCCTATCCTTGATTCAAAATCGGGAGAAATCAAGACAGGAAATGACTTTTCACCTGATCGGCATTTACAAAGCCTCTTCCATTATTTTGTTGAAAATCATAAGGTTTTGAGTATTCCTGACGCTAAAACTGAAAACCTACATATCATATCTGATCATGTACTTGAATTGATCGAGACAGACCAAGATGGTTGGGAAGAAATGGTTCCAAACAGAGTAGCTGAATCCATAAAAGAGAATCATTTATTCAACTATCCCTACAAGGTTGAAGTCGACGAAGAAGATTTGATTTAACCAGTTATAAAATTGCCCTTTGAGGCTACCCTCCTTTTGCTATATTTGACGTTTTAACCCAAATCAAAATATAGTATATATGAGTGCACGCGGAAACTTTTCCAGCAGACTAGGATTTATTTTAGCAGCAGCTGGATCAGCAGTTGGTCTAGGAAATATTTGGAAATTTCCTTTTGAGGTGGCCGACGGTGGTGGTGCCGCATTCGTATTGATTTATTTGATTTTCGCATTTATTCTTTGCTTTCCTGTGATGGTGACTGAGGTTGCTATTGGCAGAAAAACAGAGAAAAACCCCATTGGTGCTTTCAATTCTCTAGGATTCAAAAGGTGGAACATCATTGGAAAGTTTGGAATACTTTGTGGGGTCCTCATTCTATCTTTTTATAATGTTGTTGCTGGCTGGGCATTTGGCTATTTCTTAGAAATGATCATGGGGAATTTCGGAGTTGGAGAATCATTTGGAGCTTTTACTTCAGATATTGTAAAAGTCGGAGGTTATGCTATTATTTTCATGCTTACCACAGCTTTTTTTGTTTCAAAAGGAGTCTCTGGAGGCATAGAGAGATTAGCCCGTATTTTGATGCCCACATTGATAATAATGATATTGTCGCTAGTTATTTATTCATTTACTCTTCCGAACGCTATGGAAGGTGTGAAATACTATCTAGTTCCAGACCTTTCTAAATTGACCAATATTAACACAATAGGTGGAGCTCTAAGACAAGCATTTTTCTCTCTTTCACTAGGCATGGGTGCACTCATAACATACGGTTCTTATCTTTCCAAAAAGGAGAATATAGTTAGTTCATCAGCTTTAATTACCCTTTTTGATGTAGGAATAGCTTTTATAGCTGGTCTAATGATGTTTCCATTAGTTGCATATAACCTCGGTGGTGAAATGAGTAATGTACAAGGCGGTGCTGGTTTGATTTTTGTGACGCTACCAGGAGTCTTTGAAACATTAGGCTCCACACTCGGTGTTATAGTTGGTGGTTTCTTCTTTCTCTTACTTTCATTCGCTGCACTTACCTCAACAGTATCCTTACTAGAAGTCCCTGTTTCATATGTAGTTGACGAATATAAAGTAAGAAGAACCAGAGCTGTGGTCATTATGTCCGTGATTATATTCATTATAGGAATCCCATCTCTTATTGGCAATGGGTATAGTGAATTCTTTTCGACTGCTTTCTCTCTGCCTGGTGGATCGTCAGATTTCATGACTTTGGTTGGTTACATCACTGATGTACTCCTCATGTTTGGCGGATTCTTGATAGTTACATTCGCTGCATATATTTGGAAGAAGGAGAACCTCGCTGCAGAGATCTCTCAGGGTTATGAAGGATTCAATGAAAGCATCATTAAGAAGATTCTTAACTTTTGCATCTCCTACTTATGTCCGGTATTATTAGCGATCTTATTTGTAATGGTAGTGTTGAATAACTTCTTTGGAATAGATCTTCTAGGTTAATTATTCTTTTATAAAAGTACCCGGGTCTTTTCCATTGAAGTAGATAACATACTGTCCTTGTCTAAGGACAGTAACATCTATTTCTATTCCTTGACCCTCCAATACTAGCTTACTCCCTGCA is a genomic window of Marinobacter alexandrii containing:
- a CDS encoding sodium-dependent transporter; translation: MSARGNFSSRLGFILAAAGSAVGLGNIWKFPFEVADGGGAAFVLIYLIFAFILCFPVMVTEVAIGRKTEKNPIGAFNSLGFKRWNIIGKFGILCGVLILSFYNVVAGWAFGYFLEMIMGNFGVGESFGAFTSDIVKVGGYAIIFMLTTAFFVSKGVSGGIERLARILMPTLIIMILSLVIYSFTLPNAMEGVKYYLVPDLSKLTNINTIGGALRQAFFSLSLGMGALITYGSYLSKKENIVSSSALITLFDVGIAFIAGLMMFPLVAYNLGGEMSNVQGGAGLIFVTLPGVFETLGSTLGVIVGGFFFLLLSFAALTSTVSLLEVPVSYVVDEYKVRRTRAVVIMSVIIFIIGIPSLIGNGYSEFFSTAFSLPGGSSDFMTLVGYITDVLLMFGGFLIVTFAAYIWKKENLAAEISQGYEGFNESIIKKILNFCISYLCPVLLAILFVMVVLNNFFGIDLLG